A region of uncultured Acidilobus sp. JCHS DNA encodes the following proteins:
- a CDS encoding Thermopsin — MGRSLVGLAAIALALLVVLSFVVTAAGQAPPYAVFPPVHGKHVAKGAYINPYLYYTSPPAPTGITDFGLYNYTSTGGPVIPYTIMTDKVLGYANITSLLAYYKQARKYGVNPYSATLQLNVVLQVNTTSGTYAYWLQDVPSFQTNKNQVTFIDNIWNLTGSKSVLSSSAVSGNGKVASAGQGNTFYYDVGPSYTYSFPFAFVLVINVSYTPNAAYIWFGYEILQNGKPVSSPQYYYYDKVKISQPGIVSAAIYITGGNYTPDGLYYDAELVWGGGGNGAPTQFVHLNSKLGLYYVNSSGKLTPMPSLYTFGSDTAESAYNVHDSLVNGVPNTDAGSEWLGVLTNDFNVYLISG, encoded by the coding sequence GTGGGAAGGTCGCTCGTGGGACTGGCGGCCATCGCCCTGGCCCTCCTTGTCGTCCTTTCCTTCGTCGTGACGGCCGCGGGCCAGGCGCCGCCCTATGCAGTCTTCCCGCCGGTTCACGGAAAGCACGTGGCCAAGGGCGCTTACATCAACCCGTACCTCTACTACACCTCGCCGCCCGCCCCGACGGGCATAACTGACTTCGGCCTCTACAACTACACCAGCACGGGAGGCCCCGTCATACCCTACACGATAATGACGGACAAGGTCCTCGGCTACGCCAACATAACAAGCCTGCTGGCATACTACAAACAGGCCAGGAAGTACGGGGTTAACCCCTACTCAGCGACCCTTCAGCTTAACGTCGTCCTCCAGGTCAACACCACCAGCGGCACCTACGCCTACTGGCTCCAGGACGTGCCGAGCTTCCAGACCAACAAGAACCAGGTGACGTTCATAGACAACATATGGAACCTGACTGGCAGCAAGTCCGTGCTCTCCTCCTCAGCGGTCTCGGGCAACGGGAAGGTGGCCTCAGCCGGCCAGGGCAACACCTTCTACTATGACGTCGGTCCCTCCTACACCTACAGCTTCCCCTTCGCCTTCGTCCTCGTCATAAACGTGTCCTACACGCCTAACGCCGCCTACATATGGTTCGGCTACGAGATACTTCAGAACGGCAAGCCCGTCAGCTCACCCCAGTACTATTACTACGACAAGGTTAAGATATCCCAGCCCGGCATAGTGTCAGCCGCAATCTACATAACCGGAGGCAACTACACGCCCGACGGCCTCTACTACGACGCTGAGCTCGTCTGGGGAGGGGGAGGCAATGGGGCCCCCACCCAGTTCGTGCACCTCAACTCAAAGCTCGGCCTCTACTACGTGAACTCCTCCGGCAAGCTGACGCCTATGCCCTCTCTCTACACCTTCGGCTCCGACACCGCCGAGAGCGCCTACAACGTCCATGACTCCCTGGTCAACGGGGTGCCCAACACCGACGCTGGGAGCGAGTGGCTGGGCGTCCTGACCAACGACTTCAACGTGTACCTAATAAGCGGCTGA
- a CDS encoding DNA or RNA helicases of superfamily II — protein MATLRYYRGLLTSDVPAPGLRYDQRLGLYVGLPYKYREVLEYLRSSGLRVEDRVLRPLPFPQPARTSLPLRDYQRRAVDAWEAAGRRGVVVLPSGAGKTLVGLEAVLRVKAATLVVVPTIDLLDQWRRAFSARLGLEASVLGGGEEGVSGVTVTTYSSAYSRADELGDRFHLVIFDEVHHLPSPNYMEVAQLLAAPYRLGLTATPEREDGRHELLPDLVGPIVFRLSPADLRGSYLADYDVKRVYVELTDSEYSRYLELRRRLSEDLRELGITLRSLDDFHRLLSMAARNRVARDAVEAWYESLRLAVNSEAKVEKVRELLRELKDEKVLVFTRDTEMAYRLSRELLVPAVTYKTPKEERAEVLRAFREGRYRVIVASTVFDEGVDVPDASVAIVVGGYGTSRQLIQRLGRVLRPKGGKRALLIELVTKGTADYRLSARRRRGAEV, from the coding sequence TTGGCCACGCTCAGGTACTACAGGGGCCTGCTGACCAGCGACGTCCCGGCCCCCGGCCTGAGGTACGACCAGAGGCTGGGCCTCTACGTGGGCCTCCCCTACAAGTACAGGGAGGTGCTGGAGTACCTTAGGTCATCGGGCCTCAGGGTAGAGGACAGGGTCCTCAGGCCCCTCCCCTTCCCCCAGCCGGCTAGGACATCACTGCCCCTAAGGGACTACCAGAGGAGGGCCGTCGACGCCTGGGAGGCTGCGGGCAGGAGGGGGGTGGTGGTCCTCCCTAGCGGGGCGGGGAAGACGCTGGTGGGCCTTGAGGCCGTCCTCAGGGTGAAGGCCGCGACGCTTGTCGTTGTGCCGACCATAGACCTGCTGGACCAGTGGAGGAGGGCCTTCTCAGCTAGGCTGGGCCTCGAGGCCTCGGTGCTGGGGGGAGGCGAGGAGGGGGTCTCGGGGGTCACAGTAACTACCTACAGCAGCGCCTACTCAAGGGCAGACGAGCTCGGCGACAGGTTTCACCTGGTCATATTTGACGAGGTCCACCACCTCCCGTCGCCGAACTACATGGAGGTGGCCCAGCTTCTGGCGGCCCCCTACAGGCTGGGCCTGACGGCAACCCCCGAGAGGGAGGACGGAAGGCACGAGCTCCTGCCCGACCTGGTGGGCCCCATAGTGTTCAGGCTCTCCCCTGCTGACCTCAGGGGCAGCTACCTGGCCGACTACGACGTTAAGAGGGTCTACGTTGAGCTGACCGACAGCGAGTACTCGAGGTACCTAGAGCTCAGGAGGAGGCTCTCGGAGGACCTGAGGGAGCTGGGGATCACGCTGAGGAGCCTTGACGACTTCCACAGGCTCCTCTCCATGGCGGCCAGGAACAGGGTGGCAAGGGACGCCGTCGAGGCCTGGTACGAGTCCCTCAGGCTCGCGGTGAACTCCGAGGCCAAGGTTGAGAAGGTGAGGGAGCTGCTGAGGGAGCTTAAGGACGAGAAGGTGCTGGTCTTCACGAGGGACACGGAGATGGCCTACAGGCTCTCAAGGGAGCTCCTGGTGCCTGCTGTCACCTACAAGACGCCTAAGGAAGAGAGGGCCGAGGTCCTGAGGGCCTTCAGGGAGGGGAGGTACAGGGTCATAGTTGCCTCAACGGTCTTCGACGAGGGCGTTGACGTGCCCGACGCCTCTGTGGCCATAGTAGTAGGCGGCTACGGGACCTCCAGGCAGCTCATACAGAGGCTGGGCAGGGTCCTCAGGCCGAAGGGCGGCAAGAGGGCCCTCCTGATAGAGCTCGTGACCAAGGGGACGGCTGACTACAGGCTCAGCGCGAGGAGGAGGCGCGGTGCTGAGGTCTAG
- a CDS encoding putative transcriptional regulator, protein MPERGLGFRDRDHMLWWLFVGSRGGEMRLRIVELLARGPANANQIAEALGVNYRTVRHHLELLVESGLVMTEGPRYGQLYYLSKDMVESLGRVKEMVKEGRLRWG, encoded by the coding sequence ATGCCTGAAAGGGGCCTCGGCTTTCGAGACAGGGACCACATGCTCTGGTGGCTCTTCGTCGGCTCAAGGGGAGGGGAGATGAGGCTTAGGATAGTTGAGCTGCTCGCCAGGGGGCCCGCTAACGCCAACCAGATAGCCGAGGCCCTTGGGGTCAACTACAGGACCGTCAGGCACCACCTGGAGCTCCTGGTCGAGTCGGGCCTGGTGATGACAGAGGGCCCCAGGTACGGGCAGCTCTACTACCTATCAAAGGACATGGTCGAGTCCCTGGGTAGGGTGAAGGAGATGGTTAAGGAGGGGAGGTTAAGGTGGGGCTGA
- a CDS encoding Bacterial extracellular solute-binding protein, family 5 Middle, translating into MITLTTFTPSPGSYVLIYAGNGSIINTTQNFASLLYRYPGHYLVYYQVFRNGQLVGSSQGNLIEVLVAPPAFNSSFAQLITVPVITLVNLTEPIVSVGQAVHLMAGFLQPPSGTNMTIKEYVWDLGNGTTLAIPSRNGTGYAVEVWLTGSGNVTYLEPAKNPISVTYSSPGLYAVSLTVVTENITTKATYSYTTYYTIAVSSSTMPFSLFRPLVSVPNPGTIVMAENAPGGPFSFDPHIDYEAVGYEVILNVYGTLITYYGANTTKFIPMLAEYVPTVGNGINSNYTEYTFKLRPGLRASNGDPITAYDVWYSVVRDVLCSGGVPGTPGWILTQYLIPNYTPFTFVVTAPNDSQGAQEIVNAVTYDNATNTVTFHLPKPTSPEALFTALSMTLGGAVLDAKWLEQVGAGINFTGLYNHNMTQLAEAFYQYEQTCSEGNYNTEVQWPPPTAGFTGPYYVAAYTPGQSVVLKPNPYWPNNITYIPRPNTTVIIYWVKDPQTAYEMFASGQADIVTGLPSSYVPLLQQLEAKGQASLYEFPALAELFFAFNINVSQSALHSINPAYSIPSWYFANPLVREAFAYAFNYTQYINNILGNAKYHFNFGSPYCGALIQGLDYYIPPSELTGCPTFNLTYARQLMEESGFYNISVYFPIVIASGDVTDFTAAQMWAEALQAIDPNIHAQPIYMPGVTMYGYLVPGQNPMAIYFSGWIADYPLASDFANPIYLQGGFFTSGDGWDVDYLINLSAYFNASKISWPGLDKSVEPYIGKMLWQEAMQYQRLNELILKADEAELANNVTAAYQLFREAENIAIQLYMYVYAYQLTAHWVVKPYMHGYMGMISWEENPGIGGGGNSVYWWWVKG; encoded by the coding sequence ATGATAACGCTGACAACGTTCACCCCGTCCCCCGGCTCATACGTGCTCATATACGCGGGCAACGGGTCTATCATCAACACCACCCAGAACTTCGCCAGCCTACTCTACAGGTACCCGGGCCACTACCTGGTGTACTACCAGGTCTTCAGGAACGGGCAGCTCGTGGGCAGCTCCCAGGGCAACCTGATAGAGGTGCTGGTTGCCCCACCGGCATTCAACTCCTCCTTCGCCCAGCTGATCACCGTCCCGGTCATAACCCTCGTCAACCTGACTGAGCCCATAGTCTCGGTGGGCCAGGCGGTTCACCTCATGGCCGGCTTCCTCCAGCCGCCATCTGGGACTAACATGACAATAAAGGAGTACGTGTGGGACCTGGGCAACGGCACAACGTTAGCTATACCCTCAAGGAACGGGACTGGCTACGCCGTTGAGGTCTGGCTCACGGGCTCAGGCAACGTGACCTACCTTGAGCCGGCTAAGAACCCGATAAGCGTGACCTACAGCTCGCCTGGCCTGTACGCTGTGTCGCTGACCGTGGTCACGGAGAATATAACGACGAAGGCCACGTACAGCTACACGACTTATTACACCATAGCAGTGAGCTCATCAACGATGCCCTTCTCGCTCTTCAGGCCCCTTGTAAGCGTGCCCAACCCGGGCACGATAGTTATGGCCGAGAACGCGCCGGGAGGGCCGTTCAGCTTCGACCCACACATAGACTACGAGGCGGTGGGTTATGAAGTCATACTTAACGTCTACGGCACGCTCATAACTTACTACGGGGCCAACACGACAAAGTTCATACCTATGCTGGCCGAGTACGTGCCCACGGTAGGCAACGGCATAAACTCAAACTACACCGAGTACACGTTCAAGCTCAGGCCCGGCCTGAGGGCATCGAACGGCGACCCGATAACGGCCTATGACGTCTGGTACAGCGTCGTAAGGGACGTGCTGTGCTCAGGCGGCGTCCCTGGGACCCCAGGGTGGATACTGACCCAGTACCTCATACCCAACTACACGCCCTTCACCTTCGTTGTCACGGCCCCTAACGACAGCCAGGGCGCCCAGGAGATAGTTAACGCGGTGACCTACGACAACGCGACCAACACGGTCACGTTCCACCTGCCCAAGCCAACCTCGCCTGAGGCTCTCTTCACGGCGCTGTCCATGACGCTCGGGGGTGCGGTGCTTGACGCCAAGTGGCTCGAGCAGGTTGGTGCTGGCATAAACTTCACGGGCCTGTACAACCACAACATGACCCAGCTGGCCGAGGCCTTCTACCAGTACGAGCAGACCTGCAGCGAAGGTAATTATAACACTGAGGTGCAGTGGCCTCCGCCCACCGCTGGCTTCACCGGGCCTTACTACGTAGCTGCCTACACGCCGGGCCAGAGCGTAGTCCTCAAGCCCAACCCCTACTGGCCCAACAACATAACTTACATACCGAGGCCGAACACGACCGTGATAATATACTGGGTCAAGGACCCCCAGACCGCCTACGAGATGTTCGCCTCTGGGCAGGCAGACATAGTAACAGGCCTGCCGAGCAGCTACGTGCCCCTGCTCCAGCAGCTCGAGGCCAAGGGCCAGGCGAGCCTCTACGAGTTCCCAGCGTTGGCCGAGCTGTTCTTCGCCTTCAACATAAACGTCAGCCAGAGCGCCCTGCACTCCATAAACCCGGCCTACAGCATACCAAGCTGGTACTTCGCCAACCCGCTCGTGAGGGAGGCCTTCGCCTACGCCTTCAACTACACGCAGTACATAAATAATATACTTGGTAACGCCAAGTACCACTTCAACTTCGGCAGCCCCTACTGCGGCGCCCTAATACAGGGCCTCGACTACTACATACCCCCGTCCGAGCTCACCGGCTGCCCGACCTTCAACCTGACGTACGCAAGGCAGCTCATGGAGGAGAGCGGCTTCTACAACATAAGCGTGTACTTCCCGATAGTGATAGCGAGCGGCGACGTGACCGACTTCACAGCCGCCCAGATGTGGGCCGAGGCGCTTCAGGCCATAGACCCCAACATACACGCCCAGCCGATCTACATGCCGGGCGTGACCATGTACGGCTACCTGGTGCCCGGCCAGAACCCAATGGCAATATACTTCTCAGGCTGGATAGCTGACTACCCGCTGGCCTCGGACTTCGCCAACCCAATATACCTGCAGGGAGGCTTCTTCACAAGCGGCGACGGCTGGGACGTTGACTACCTCATAAACCTCAGCGCCTACTTCAACGCCTCCAAGATAAGCTGGCCAGGGCTTGACAAGAGCGTTGAGCCCTACATAGGCAAGATGCTCTGGCAGGAGGCCATGCAGTACCAGAGGCTAAACGAGCTCATACTGAAGGCCGACGAGGCAGAGCTGGCCAACAACGTGACCGCGGCCTACCAGCTCTTCAGGGAGGCCGAGAACATAGCAATTCAGCTCTACATGTACGTCTACGCCTACCAGCTCACGGCCCACTGGGTCGTCAAGCCCTACATGCACGGCTACATGGGGATGATATCATGGGAGGAGAACCCGGGCATAGGGGGAGGCGGCAACAGCGTGTACTGGTGGTGGGTCAAGGGCTGA
- a CDS encoding small GTP-binding protein domain gives MVNVPREGCDYVVAVVGQPNVGKSTLFNVLTGRLERVGNFPGTTVGMNVGVREHRGVRLCFVDLPGIYGLRATTVDERVARDYVLWGNWDALLVLVDLTVGLSGLFLLAQVAQLTDRLVIALTKWDAVKGQGVEVDVKALEGLFKAPVVPLSALRGEGVEELLDALLAVLKGPRSAGEAVRVDYGELEGLLGALERSVSGKVTKVSARGAAALIVMGDRELASRLGSDVDDLYLRGLRGLGLSEREAGAYAASRVNQFLEARVGPAIRFRPPREPRKPLAYRVFGNPLTGVPATIALLFAAVLTAFAVNTGFPFNVAFESLGMKGVAEAMESYSLSGIIGAAFDAVGAWVRGSLGSSHPVLAGLLADGVLKGVGVVASFTPLVLITLMIMAAIEDSGLGPLMAASVHGLFARFGLSGRAVYPLFISLGCNVPGVMASRAALDEAERLSIIAGVSFIPCSARLVVLLAFVGYLLAGHPLLQAATVLAVYLVGALLYLVTALAFRRGVLRVRERPELVLEVPRPRKPSLRVIWWDSWSMTRHFLVRAGTVLVIFVVVVWALLSFGPAGFVDEPSRSYAAIVGSAIGSALAPLFGLSPESSWKVGFAVLTGFIAKENLLATVAVMSGVGQEEAVRALGVSTLQGIALLVLFMYYVPCMATLATIYGETRSWRMTALITAYVVLLALAVSAAVYWAPALVARPGPR, from the coding sequence ATGGTGAACGTCCCAAGGGAAGGGTGCGACTACGTAGTTGCTGTGGTCGGCCAGCCGAACGTAGGCAAGTCGACCCTCTTCAACGTCCTAACCGGCAGGCTTGAGAGGGTAGGCAACTTCCCGGGCACCACGGTGGGGATGAATGTCGGCGTCAGGGAGCACAGGGGGGTGAGGCTGTGCTTTGTCGACCTGCCCGGGATCTACGGGCTCAGGGCCACCACAGTCGACGAGAGGGTGGCCAGGGACTACGTCCTGTGGGGGAACTGGGACGCCCTCCTGGTCCTCGTTGACCTAACTGTGGGCCTGAGCGGCCTCTTCCTGCTGGCCCAGGTAGCTCAGCTCACCGATAGGCTCGTCATAGCCTTGACGAAGTGGGACGCAGTTAAGGGCCAGGGGGTGGAGGTTGACGTGAAGGCCCTTGAGGGACTTTTCAAGGCGCCCGTCGTGCCCCTGTCAGCGCTCAGGGGAGAGGGCGTAGAGGAGCTCCTGGACGCCCTCCTCGCTGTCCTCAAGGGGCCCAGAAGCGCTGGGGAGGCCGTAAGGGTCGACTATGGGGAGCTCGAGGGGCTTCTAGGGGCCCTTGAGCGGTCGGTGAGCGGAAAGGTCACTAAGGTCAGCGCGAGGGGCGCAGCGGCGCTAATAGTCATGGGTGACAGGGAGCTGGCCTCAAGGCTTGGCAGCGACGTTGACGACCTCTACCTGAGGGGGCTGAGGGGCCTAGGCCTGTCTGAGCGCGAGGCGGGAGCCTACGCAGCGTCTAGGGTGAACCAGTTCCTGGAGGCTAGGGTGGGTCCCGCCATAAGGTTCAGGCCGCCCAGAGAGCCTAGGAAGCCCCTAGCCTACAGGGTCTTTGGGAACCCGCTGACAGGGGTCCCGGCCACGATAGCCCTGCTCTTCGCGGCTGTGCTCACGGCCTTCGCTGTGAACACGGGGTTCCCCTTCAATGTGGCCTTCGAGTCGCTTGGGATGAAAGGGGTAGCCGAGGCCATGGAGAGCTACTCCCTCTCGGGCATCATAGGCGCGGCCTTCGACGCCGTGGGGGCCTGGGTCCGGGGGTCCCTTGGCAGCTCGCACCCCGTCCTGGCGGGCCTCCTGGCCGACGGCGTCCTGAAGGGGGTAGGCGTGGTGGCCTCCTTCACCCCATTAGTCCTGATAACGCTGATGATAATGGCCGCCATAGAGGACTCGGGCCTGGGACCCCTGATGGCCGCGTCCGTCCACGGCCTCTTCGCCAGGTTCGGCCTCAGCGGCAGGGCCGTGTACCCGCTCTTCATATCGCTTGGCTGCAACGTGCCTGGGGTCATGGCGTCCAGGGCGGCGCTTGACGAGGCCGAGAGGCTGAGTATAATCGCCGGGGTCTCCTTCATACCGTGCTCGGCGAGGCTCGTGGTGCTGCTGGCCTTCGTCGGGTACCTGCTGGCGGGGCACCCGCTCCTGCAGGCAGCGACCGTCCTGGCGGTCTACTTAGTAGGTGCCCTGCTGTACCTTGTCACGGCGCTGGCCTTCAGGAGGGGGGTACTGAGGGTTAGGGAGAGGCCAGAGCTAGTGCTTGAGGTGCCGAGGCCCAGGAAGCCCAGCCTGAGGGTCATCTGGTGGGACAGCTGGTCCATGACCAGGCACTTCCTGGTCAGGGCGGGCACAGTGCTCGTGATATTCGTGGTCGTCGTGTGGGCGCTGCTGAGCTTCGGCCCGGCGGGCTTTGTAGACGAGCCGTCGAGGAGCTACGCCGCCATTGTGGGCTCGGCCATAGGCAGCGCCCTGGCCCCCCTCTTCGGCCTGTCGCCTGAAAGCAGCTGGAAGGTGGGGTTCGCCGTGCTCACGGGCTTCATAGCCAAGGAGAACCTCCTGGCCACGGTCGCCGTCATGAGTGGGGTCGGGCAGGAGGAGGCGGTCAGGGCGTTGGGGGTTTCAACGCTTCAGGGAATAGCCCTGCTGGTCCTCTTCATGTACTACGTGCCCTGCATGGCGACGCTGGCCACCATATACGGGGAGACCAGGAGCTGGAGGATGACAGCGCTTATAACGGCCTACGTTGTTCTCCTGGCGCTCGCGGTGTCCGCGGCCGTTTACTGGGCCCCGGCCCTGGTGGCCCGTCCAGGGCCCAGGTGA
- a CDS encoding putative ATPase (AAA+ superfamily): protein MLFDLRPKARREDLFDFDEKLGRLTKLLGDSRTRLIAVKGLRRTGKTSLILTALNSIGSPYAFIDVREVVRSRRGLYMALERAINDLLRLRSPVTAELRRALEAVRGVRVAGLEVSLSWGRDRPTMSELLRELDEAASRVGVRLPLVIDEAQRLVGPIGHEVWNALAHAYDFLEGLVIVLSGSEVGVLEGVLGDPGSPLYGRAYAEVNTRRLSDRESLEFLRRGFREVGVSVPEAELEEAVRELDGVVGWLTYYGYERSIGGKNLEEVVREAVALARRELEEFMATRASGRYRTVLRLLASGVRGWGDLKRELERREGREVSDRALHEVLGALRRHSIVDERLEFTDPIVRRAAEVI from the coding sequence TTGCTCTTTGACCTCAGACCAAAGGCCAGGAGGGAGGACCTCTTCGACTTCGACGAGAAGCTCGGCAGGCTGACGAAGCTTCTAGGGGACAGCAGGACGAGGCTCATAGCGGTGAAGGGCCTCAGGAGGACTGGCAAGACGTCGCTCATACTTACAGCGCTTAACAGCATTGGTTCCCCCTACGCGTTCATCGACGTCAGGGAGGTCGTAAGGTCAAGGAGGGGGCTCTACATGGCCCTCGAGAGGGCTATCAACGACCTCCTGAGGCTCAGGAGCCCGGTCACGGCCGAGCTCAGGAGGGCTCTCGAGGCCGTGAGGGGCGTCAGGGTCGCAGGCCTTGAGGTCTCCTTGAGCTGGGGAAGGGACAGGCCTACGATGAGCGAGCTCCTCAGGGAGCTGGACGAGGCCGCCTCAAGGGTTGGCGTCAGGCTGCCGCTCGTCATAGACGAGGCCCAGAGGCTGGTCGGTCCCATCGGGCATGAGGTCTGGAACGCCCTGGCCCACGCCTACGACTTCCTTGAGGGCCTCGTCATAGTACTCTCGGGCTCAGAGGTAGGGGTCCTTGAGGGCGTCCTGGGCGACCCAGGCTCGCCCCTCTACGGTAGGGCCTACGCCGAGGTCAACACCAGGAGGCTGAGCGACCGGGAGTCCCTGGAGTTCCTCAGGAGGGGGTTCAGGGAGGTTGGCGTGAGCGTCCCAGAGGCTGAGCTTGAGGAGGCAGTGAGGGAGCTAGATGGGGTCGTGGGGTGGCTGACGTACTACGGCTACGAGAGGTCAATAGGGGGGAAGAACCTTGAAGAAGTCGTCAGGGAGGCCGTGGCCCTGGCCAGGAGGGAGCTCGAGGAGTTCATGGCCACTAGGGCTAGCGGGAGGTATAGGACGGTCCTGAGGCTCCTGGCGTCAGGGGTCAGGGGCTGGGGGGATCTAAAGAGGGAGCTTGAGAGGCGCGAGGGCAGGGAGGTGAGCGACAGGGCCCTGCACGAGGTCCTGGGCGCCCTCAGGAGGCACTCAATAGTAGACGAGAGGCTCGAGTTCACGGACCCCATAGTAAGGAGGGCGGCTGAGGTTATCTAA
- a CDS encoding Fe2+ transport system protein A: protein MAIPLSATPPGAVAVVVDVDAGPGLRSRLMNMGFVAGARVRVLENGGGHLLVSVGEGPGRTVVLSRGAANKIIVEVEAQPGPEKALR from the coding sequence ATGGCTATCCCCCTCTCAGCGACCCCTCCGGGCGCCGTGGCCGTGGTGGTCGACGTTGACGCTGGCCCCGGCCTCAGGTCGAGGCTGATGAACATGGGCTTCGTCGCGGGCGCCAGGGTGAGGGTCTTGGAGAACGGCGGGGGGCACCTGCTGGTCTCCGTGGGCGAGGGGCCCGGCAGGACCGTGGTCCTCTCGCGGGGCGCGGCTAACAAAATAATCGTTGAGGTTGAGGCTCAGCCGGGGCCAGAAAAAGCGTTGAGGTGA